Proteins encoded within one genomic window of Brenneria nigrifluens DSM 30175 = ATCC 13028:
- the mtnA gene encoding S-methyl-5-thioribose-1-phosphate isomerase, with protein MQSLNTTSLKIVDDQLWILDQQALPQEKSWRPCPDVTALVEHIQALRVRGAPLIGLSASLLLALLAEQGLTRSQLADALETLRAARPTAVNLMNNLDRMKLALAQPQFAPAMTREALRLVEEDRALCEQIADYGAALVKPGSRLLTHCNTGGLATAGIGTAIGVLLRAHQAGKVAQVWVDETRPLLQGGRLTAWELGELGIPYRLICDSMAAGLMAQGQVDAVWVGADRIAANGDVANKIGTYSLAVLARYHQIPFYVAAPHTTHDPDCPDGNAIPIEQRAAEEVTGVAGSFGRCQWAPHNAPVYNPAFDVTPAALISGWVLDTGVVTPQAVTEGHFRQL; from the coding sequence ATGCAGTCACTTAACACAACCAGCCTGAAAATCGTTGACGACCAGCTGTGGATCCTCGACCAGCAGGCGCTGCCGCAGGAAAAAAGCTGGCGCCCCTGCCCTGACGTTACCGCGCTGGTTGAGCATATTCAGGCGCTGCGGGTGCGCGGCGCGCCGCTTATCGGCCTTTCCGCCAGCCTGCTGCTCGCCCTGCTGGCGGAACAAGGGCTGACCCGGTCGCAGTTGGCCGACGCGCTGGAAACGCTGCGCGCCGCGCGCCCCACCGCCGTCAATCTGATGAATAATCTGGATCGGATGAAACTGGCGCTGGCGCAGCCGCAGTTCGCCCCGGCGATGACGCGGGAAGCGCTAAGACTGGTGGAGGAAGACCGCGCCCTGTGCGAACAGATAGCCGATTACGGCGCCGCGCTGGTCAAGCCCGGCAGCCGCCTGTTGACCCACTGTAATACCGGCGGGCTGGCGACGGCCGGCATCGGCACCGCCATCGGCGTACTGCTGCGCGCGCATCAGGCGGGAAAAGTGGCGCAGGTGTGGGTGGATGAAACCCGCCCATTGCTGCAGGGCGGGCGCCTTACCGCCTGGGAGCTGGGCGAACTGGGCATTCCTTATCGGCTGATTTGCGACTCGATGGCCGCCGGCCTGATGGCGCAGGGCCAGGTCGATGCCGTATGGGTGGGCGCGGATCGCATCGCCGCCAACGGCGACGTCGCCAACAAGATCGGCACCTACAGTCTGGCCGTACTGGCGCGCTATCATCAGATCCCATTCTACGTCGCCGCGCCGCATACCACGCACGACCCCGACTGCCCGGACGGCAACGCCATCCCGATCGAACAACGCGCAGCGGAGGAGGTCACCGGCGTAGCCGGCAGTTTCGGCCGCTGCCAGTGGGCGCCGCACAACGCCCCGGTCTACAACCCGGCCTTCGACGTCACGCCGGCGGCGCTGATCAGCGGCTGGGTGCTGGATACCGGCGTGGTGACGCCGCAGGCGGTAACAGAGGGGCATTTCAGGCAACTATGA